In Meleagris gallopavo isolate NT-WF06-2002-E0010 breed Aviagen turkey brand Nicholas breeding stock chromosome 15, Turkey_5.1, whole genome shotgun sequence, one DNA window encodes the following:
- the LOC104913311 gene encoding lysine-specific demethylase 3B-like isoform X2 gives MGTESQNQILQEQPLLRESVNSLFSDQKLQEIFSRVPYSIQGQRVKVYQPEDENSWLCGVVSHQDPITRLMEVSVTETGEIKSVDPRLIHVVMDNTSPSEGGGLKASKSSKGKKKRESFEGKDGRRRKNVSDSGCDSATKKLKERGEVDGNGSDGGEASRGPWKGVSSSETGLDPRAKQLPSFVPQINRNIRFATYTKENGRTLVVQDEPVGGDTPVPFTPFSSVSGQALLVGSGCKEAGKSLEQIGQGTVTSATTVSTTALTPTTVRISDTSLPAITGQEKLKTGRTQAQGENSRNLLSASPGFGISLPGASHSLAFGGGRSQSNGVVTPESKPSGFIFGCSTGQEAQKDSDLSKNLFFQCMTQNLPSSNYFTVISESLSEDATSRDSFKQCTESMGAGVCKGKVLSTDAQSGSSAERKLPVECMPTLTPAFSRSLLNTRPPDSHENLFLQPPKLSREEPSNPFLAFAEKTELSPFSGFASSQTGVSTLSTSVGHKTASGWPESITATDSLAKKKTLFITTDSSKMISTTPGSAASVGVQSPSTAGNGRSSSPTSNLTQPIEMPTLSSSPTEEKPAVGPGQQDNPLLKTFSNVFGRHPPGFFSSQAEFLQDNKAPFEAVKRFSLDERSLTSKQDSDSSTNSDLSDLSDSEEQLQAKACMKGIPDHLMAKLGPNAERNAELLLGKGKGKQAPKGRPRTAPLKGECRVSWKHKEVG, from the exons ATGGGAACAGAAAGTCAGAATCAGATACTGCAGGAACAGCCTTTGCTAAGAGAATCTGTCAATTCATTGTTCAGTGACCAGAAACTTCAGGAGATATTTAGTAGAG TTCCTTACAGTATCCAAGGCCAAAGAGTTAAAGTTTACCAACCAGAAGATGAAAATAGCTGGCTCTGTGGTGTTGTGAGCCATCAAGACCCAATAACACGTCTCATGGAGGTGTCTGTGACTGAG ACTGGTGAAATAAAGTCGGTGGATCCTCGTCTGATTCATGTTGTGATGGATAACACTTCTCCGAGTGAG GGAGGGGGTCTAAAAGCATCTAAGTCATctaaagggaagaagaagagagaaagttTCGAGGGAAAAGATGGACggaggaggaaaaatgtttcagattcTGGGTGTGATTCTGCAACAAAGAAGCTAAAAGAGAGGGGTGAGGTGGATGGCAATGGTAGTGATGGAGGTGAGGCAAGCAGAGGTCCTTGGAAAGGAGTCTCCAGTAGTGAAACAGGACTGGATCCAAGGGCCAAACAGTTGCCTTCATTTGTTCCTCAAATTAATCGCAATATTCGCTTTGCTACTTACACCAAAGAGAATGGTCGAACATTAGTAGTCCAAGATGAGCCAGTTGGTGGTGACACACCAGTGCCATTCACTCCATTTTCCTCTGTGTCTGGACAAGCATTGCTAGTTGGATCTGGATGTAAAGAGGCTGGAAAATCACTGGAACAGATTGGCCAAGGCACAGTGACTTCTGCAACCACGGTTAGTACAACTGCTTTGACACCAACAACTGTGAGAATCTCCGATACTAGCTTGCCAGCAATTACTGgacaggagaaactgaaaacagGCCGAACTCAAGCCCAGGGAGAG aattctCGAAATTTGCTTTCAGCTTCCCCTGGATTTGGAATCTCTCTCCCAGGTGCTTCCCACTCTTTAGCATTTGGAGGTGGAAGAAGCCAGTCAAATGGAGTAGTGACTCCAGAAAGCAAGCcttctggatttatttttggTTGTAGTACTGGACAAGAGGCTCAGAAAGATTCTGATCTGTCTAAGAACCTGTTTTTTCAGTGCATGACCCAAAACCTACCTTCCAGTAACTACTTCACGGTCATTTCAGAAAGCTTATCTGAAGATGCCACTAGTCGGGACTCATTCAAGCAGTGCACAGAAAGCATGGGTGCTGGGGTCTGCAAAGGTAAAGTTCTTTCAACGGACGCACAGTCTGGCAGTTCTGCAGAGCGGAAGCTGCCTGTGGAATGTATGCCCACCCTTACTCCAGCTTTTTCACGAAGCTTGTTGAATACTCGCCCCCCAGATAGTcatgaaaacttatttttacagCCCCCAAAACTATCAAGAGAGGAACCCTCAAACCCTTTCCTGGCGTTTGCTGAGAAAACGGAACTTAGTCCTTTCAGTGGCTTTGCATCATCTCAGACAGGGGTTTCTACTCTGTCTACATCTGTGGGTCATAAGACTGCTTCTGGCTGGCCAGAATCAATCACAGCTACGGACTCTCTAGCTAAGAAGAAAACCTTGTTTATAACAACTGATTCCTCAAAGATGATCTCCACTACTCCTGGTTCAGCAGCTTCTGTTGGTGTTCAGAGTCCTTCCACTGCAGGGAATGGCCGTTCCAGCTCACCAACTAGCAACCTGACACAGCCTATTGAGATGCCCACGCTTTCCTCTAGcccaacagaagaaaaaccagCTGTTGGGCCTGGCCAGCAGGACAATCCTCTTCTGAAAACTTTTTCTAACGTGTTTGGCAGGCATCCACCtggctttttctcttcacagGCTGAGTTTCTGCAGGACAACAAAGCCCCCTTTGAAGCTGTGAAAAGATTCTCGCTAGATGAGCGGAGCTTGACATCAAAACAGGATTCAGACTCCAGTACTAATAGTGACCTCTCAGATTTAAGTGACTCTGAAGAGCAATTGCAAGCCAAGGCTTGTATGAAGGGCATCCCAGACCACTTGATGGCAAAACTAGGTCCCAATGCAGAGCGCAATGCTGAATTGCTgctggggaaaggaaaggggaaacaaGCCCCGAAGGGCCGGCCTCGCACAGCTCCCCTAAAAGGTGAATGCAGGGTGTCTTGGAAACATAAAGAGGTGGGATGA
- the LOC104913311 gene encoding lysine-specific demethylase 3B-like isoform X1: MQGTEMLQGRRDTSAVVAYIFVEFDGCNWKQHAWVKVHAEEVIVLLLEGSLVWAPRNDPVLLQGARVSPKQWPALTFTPLVDKLGLGSVVPVEFLLDRHLRFLSDASGLRLFQMGTESQNQILQEQPLLRESVNSLFSDQKLQEIFSRVPYSIQGQRVKVYQPEDENSWLCGVVSHQDPITRLMEVSVTETGEIKSVDPRLIHVVMDNTSPSEGGGLKASKSSKGKKKRESFEGKDGRRRKNVSDSGCDSATKKLKERGEVDGNGSDGGEASRGPWKGVSSSETGLDPRAKQLPSFVPQINRNIRFATYTKENGRTLVVQDEPVGGDTPVPFTPFSSVSGQALLVGSGCKEAGKSLEQIGQGTVTSATTVSTTALTPTTVRISDTSLPAITGQEKLKTGRTQAQGENSRNLLSASPGFGISLPGASHSLAFGGGRSQSNGVVTPESKPSGFIFGCSTGQEAQKDSDLSKNLFFQCMTQNLPSSNYFTVISESLSEDATSRDSFKQCTESMGAGVCKGKVLSTDAQSGSSAERKLPVECMPTLTPAFSRSLLNTRPPDSHENLFLQPPKLSREEPSNPFLAFAEKTELSPFSGFASSQTGVSTLSTSVGHKTASGWPESITATDSLAKKKTLFITTDSSKMISTTPGSAASVGVQSPSTAGNGRSSSPTSNLTQPIEMPTLSSSPTEEKPAVGPGQQDNPLLKTFSNVFGRHPPGFFSSQAEFLQDNKAPFEAVKRFSLDERSLTSKQDSDSSTNSDLSDLSDSEEQLQAKACMKGIPDHLMAKLGPNAERNAELLLGKGKGKQAPKGRPRTAPLKGECRVSWKHKEVG; the protein is encoded by the exons ATGCAAGGAACAGAGATGTTACAAGGGAGACGGGATACCTCTGCAGTTGTAGCTTAT ATCTTTGTGGAATTTGATGGCTGTAACTGGAAGCAACATGCCTGGGTAAAAGTCCATGCTGAAGAGGTTATAGTGCTGTTGCTGGAAGGATCATTGGTGTGGGCGCCTCGAAATGATCCAGTTCTGCTTCAAGGGGCTCGAGTCTCACCAAAACAGTGGCCCGCACTG ACCTTTACTCCTCTAGTAGATAAGCTGGGTTTAGGTTCTGTGGTCCCAGTGGAGTTTCTTCTGGACAGACATTTACGTTTCTTGTCTGATGCCAGTGGATTACGATTATTTCAG ATGGGAACAGAAAGTCAGAATCAGATACTGCAGGAACAGCCTTTGCTAAGAGAATCTGTCAATTCATTGTTCAGTGACCAGAAACTTCAGGAGATATTTAGTAGAG TTCCTTACAGTATCCAAGGCCAAAGAGTTAAAGTTTACCAACCAGAAGATGAAAATAGCTGGCTCTGTGGTGTTGTGAGCCATCAAGACCCAATAACACGTCTCATGGAGGTGTCTGTGACTGAG ACTGGTGAAATAAAGTCGGTGGATCCTCGTCTGATTCATGTTGTGATGGATAACACTTCTCCGAGTGAG GGAGGGGGTCTAAAAGCATCTAAGTCATctaaagggaagaagaagagagaaagttTCGAGGGAAAAGATGGACggaggaggaaaaatgtttcagattcTGGGTGTGATTCTGCAACAAAGAAGCTAAAAGAGAGGGGTGAGGTGGATGGCAATGGTAGTGATGGAGGTGAGGCAAGCAGAGGTCCTTGGAAAGGAGTCTCCAGTAGTGAAACAGGACTGGATCCAAGGGCCAAACAGTTGCCTTCATTTGTTCCTCAAATTAATCGCAATATTCGCTTTGCTACTTACACCAAAGAGAATGGTCGAACATTAGTAGTCCAAGATGAGCCAGTTGGTGGTGACACACCAGTGCCATTCACTCCATTTTCCTCTGTGTCTGGACAAGCATTGCTAGTTGGATCTGGATGTAAAGAGGCTGGAAAATCACTGGAACAGATTGGCCAAGGCACAGTGACTTCTGCAACCACGGTTAGTACAACTGCTTTGACACCAACAACTGTGAGAATCTCCGATACTAGCTTGCCAGCAATTACTGgacaggagaaactgaaaacagGCCGAACTCAAGCCCAGGGAGAG aattctCGAAATTTGCTTTCAGCTTCCCCTGGATTTGGAATCTCTCTCCCAGGTGCTTCCCACTCTTTAGCATTTGGAGGTGGAAGAAGCCAGTCAAATGGAGTAGTGACTCCAGAAAGCAAGCcttctggatttatttttggTTGTAGTACTGGACAAGAGGCTCAGAAAGATTCTGATCTGTCTAAGAACCTGTTTTTTCAGTGCATGACCCAAAACCTACCTTCCAGTAACTACTTCACGGTCATTTCAGAAAGCTTATCTGAAGATGCCACTAGTCGGGACTCATTCAAGCAGTGCACAGAAAGCATGGGTGCTGGGGTCTGCAAAGGTAAAGTTCTTTCAACGGACGCACAGTCTGGCAGTTCTGCAGAGCGGAAGCTGCCTGTGGAATGTATGCCCACCCTTACTCCAGCTTTTTCACGAAGCTTGTTGAATACTCGCCCCCCAGATAGTcatgaaaacttatttttacagCCCCCAAAACTATCAAGAGAGGAACCCTCAAACCCTTTCCTGGCGTTTGCTGAGAAAACGGAACTTAGTCCTTTCAGTGGCTTTGCATCATCTCAGACAGGGGTTTCTACTCTGTCTACATCTGTGGGTCATAAGACTGCTTCTGGCTGGCCAGAATCAATCACAGCTACGGACTCTCTAGCTAAGAAGAAAACCTTGTTTATAACAACTGATTCCTCAAAGATGATCTCCACTACTCCTGGTTCAGCAGCTTCTGTTGGTGTTCAGAGTCCTTCCACTGCAGGGAATGGCCGTTCCAGCTCACCAACTAGCAACCTGACACAGCCTATTGAGATGCCCACGCTTTCCTCTAGcccaacagaagaaaaaccagCTGTTGGGCCTGGCCAGCAGGACAATCCTCTTCTGAAAACTTTTTCTAACGTGTTTGGCAGGCATCCACCtggctttttctcttcacagGCTGAGTTTCTGCAGGACAACAAAGCCCCCTTTGAAGCTGTGAAAAGATTCTCGCTAGATGAGCGGAGCTTGACATCAAAACAGGATTCAGACTCCAGTACTAATAGTGACCTCTCAGATTTAAGTGACTCTGAAGAGCAATTGCAAGCCAAGGCTTGTATGAAGGGCATCCCAGACCACTTGATGGCAAAACTAGGTCCCAATGCAGAGCGCAATGCTGAATTGCTgctggggaaaggaaaggggaaacaaGCCCCGAAGGGCCGGCCTCGCACAGCTCCCCTAAAAGGTGAATGCAGGGTGTCTTGGAAACATAAAGAGGTGGGATGA
- the LOC100540086 gene encoding C-terminal-binding protein 2, with translation IGIRPPVVNGPMPSRPLVALLDGRDCTVEMPILKDVATVAFCDAQSTQEIHEKVLNEAVGALMYHTITLSRQDLEKFKALRVIVRIGSGYDNVDIKSAAELGIAVCNIPSSSVEETADSTLCHILNLYRRVTWLHQAMREGNRASSVEQIREVAGGAVRIRGETLGIIGLGRVGQAVALRAKSFGFNVIFYDPYLPDGVERSLGLQRVGTLQDLLMHSDCITLHCSLNEHNHHLINDFTIKQMRQGCFLVNTARGGLVDEKALAQALKEGRIRGTALDVHESEPFSFAQGPLKDAPNVICTPHTAWYSEQASIESREDAAKEIRRAITGHIPDALRNCVNKEYLLLAAQWSGIDPASVHPELNGAAAYRFPPGVVGVTTPGLPEPPVVEGIVAHGIPSVSHSAPRTPSPGETSKLDADREIPADQ, from the exons ATAGGCATACGGCCTCCTGTTGTGAATGGCCCAATGCCATCACGGCCACTGGTTGCGCTCCTGGATGGAAGAGATTGCACTGTGGAGATGCCCATCCTGAAGGATGTTGCTACAGTTGCATTTTGTGATGCTCAGTCAACTCAGGAAATCCATGAGAAG GTACTGAATGAAGCAGTAGGAGCTCTGATGTATCACACCATTACACTGTCTCGTCAGGATCTGGAGAAATTCAAAGCCCTCAGGGTCATTGTGCGTATTGGCAGTGGCTATGACAATGTTGACATCAAATCTGCTGCAGAATTAG GCATTGCAGTTTGCAACATCCCTTCCTCCTCGGTTGAGGAGACTGCTGACTCCACTCTCTGCCATATCTTGAACCTCTATCGACGCGTTACTTGGCTCCATCAGGCCATGCGGGAGGGGAATCGAGCTTCAAGTGTAGAGCAGATTCGAGAAGTGGCTGGAGGTGCTGTGCGTATCCGTGGGGAGACTTTGGGCATCATTGGACTAG GCCGAGTTGGACAGGCAGTGGCTCTGCGAGCCAAGTCCTTTGGCTTCAACGTGATTTTCTATGATCCCTATCTGCCGGATGGAGTGGAGCGATCCTTGGGTTTACAACGAGTAGGAACCCTGCAGGATCTACTAATGCACAGCGATTGCATCACATTGCACTGCAGCCTGAATGAACATAACCATCACCTCATCAATGACTTCACTATTAAACAG atgCGCCAGGGCTGCTTCTTAGTGAACACAGCCCGAGGAGGTCTGGTCGATGAGAAAGCCTTAGCACAAGCCTTGAAGGAGGGGAGAATCAGAGGAACGGCACTGGATGTACATGAATCTGAGCCTTTCAG ctTTGCTCAGGGGCCCTTAAAAGATGCACCCAATGTGATCTGCACCCCACACACAGCCTGGTACAGTGAGCAGGCTTCCATTGAATCCAGAGAAGATGCAGCTAAAGAGATCCGCAGAGCTATTACAG GTCATATTCCTGACGCTTTGAGGAACTGTGTTAATAAGGAATATTTGCTGTTAGCAGCTCAGTGGTCCGGTATTGATCCTGCAAGTGTCCACCCAGAACTCAACGGAGCTGCAGCATACAG GTTTCCTCCAGGAGTAGTGGGAGTAACCACCCCTGGGCTACCAGAACCACCAGTAGTGGAAGGGATTGTAGCTCATGGGATCCCTTCTGTTTCCCACTCTGCACCGCGTACCCCTTCCCCAGGAGAAACAAGCAAACTGGATGCAGACAGAGAGATTCCTGCTGATCAGTAG